In a genomic window of Lycium ferocissimum isolate CSIRO_LF1 chromosome 9, AGI_CSIRO_Lferr_CH_V1, whole genome shotgun sequence:
- the LOC132032105 gene encoding MADS-box transcription factor PHERES 1-like, translated as MDSKRLKYTRDSSENVRNSILDRRATSLFKKVEEFSILCDVDVAIIIFRPGEAEPIVWKSQILAKEVLMRYLSFSKEIRLKKLEKLETYLSKKVNEQEERIRKLEKMKGEKEMELLFNQFMEGNNTNELDARQIKGLLNMFRAKMDKLNERKKQLNQPPKPPNFKPADKIVTPSASSTKDLINDPWGGRNTESAPIEGDDTNVEDDGHFKDLD; from the exons ATGGATAGCAAGAGGCTTAAGTATACTAGGGACAGTAGTGAAAATGTGAGAAATTCCATCCTAGATAGAAGAGCAACAAGTTTATTTAAGAAAGTAGAAGAGTTTTCTATTCTATGTGATGTAGATGTCgctataattatttttagaCCAGGAGAAGCCGAACCCATTGTTTGGAAATCTCAAATTCTGGCTAAGGAGGTATTAATGAGGTATTTGAGTTTTTCTAAGGAAATAAGGCTTAAGAAGTTAGAAAAACTTGAAACCTAtctttcaaaaaaagtgaatgaGCAAGAAGAAAGAAtcagaaaattagagaaaatgaAGGGGGAGAAGGAAATGGAACTTCTCTTCAACCAATTTATGGAGGGAAATAATACTAATGAACTTGATGCTAGACAAATTAAAGGTTTGTTAAACATGTTTCGTGCTAAGATGGATAAActtaatgaaagaaagaaacaactCAATCAACCTCCAAAACCTCCTAATTTCAAGCCCGCTGACAAAATTGTTACCCCATCAGCAAGTTCAACGAAAGATTTGATCAATGACCCATG GGGTGGAAGAAATACAGAGTCTGCCCCAATAGAAGGCGATGACACCAATGTTGAAGATGATGGACATTTCAAGGACCTTGATTGA